Within Streptomyces antibioticus, the genomic segment CTGGACATCGCCTCCGCCTCCCACGAGTCCGGCAAGACGCCCGGCACCGACCTGCGCGAGGGCGTGCCCACGCTTCCGGTGCTGCGGCTGCGGGAGCGCGCCGCCCGGCAGGGGCTCCCCGAGGACGTCGCGCTGTGCGAGCTGCTCGACTCCGACCTCAGCGACGACGCCCGGCTCGCCGAGGCGGTCGCCGCGCTGCGCGACCACCCGGCGCTGGAGCAGGCCCGCCGGGACACCGTGCGCTACGCCAAGGAGGCGCGCGCCGCACTGGCCCCGCTCCCCGAGTGCGACGCGAAGTCCGCGCTGACGGAGCTGTGCGACGCGGTGGTGCACCGGGCGGGCTGAACCGCCACCGGGGGCTGAACCGCCGTTCCCCTCTCCCGCGGTCCCCCTCCGCTTCCGTCCCTGGTGCGTCGTCGCGCGACCCCTACGGGTCCGGGCGGGCCACCGCCCTCGGTTGTCATACCGGAGGCGTACACGGAGTTGAGTCCTCGGGGTGACGCTTCGTCGGCGCCGATTTGGTCAGATGGACATCACGGAAAACACCACTCCTCACCGATTCGGGTGAGAATGGCGGCTCGGGGTGGGGACGTTCGCACGTGAGAGACCGGCCGCCGCCGACGACGGAGGTAAGGCACACATGGCACCGAACGCAACCGACGACAACACGACCGCCGGGGAGGCAGACGACCTGCGCGTCGGGCGGCGCAAGGCCGTGCGGTACGTCGTCCCGGTCACCGTGGTGGGCGTGGCGGCGGCGACGATCGGGCTGGTCCCGGCGCTCGCCGACTCCGGCGACCCCGACCTGCCGAAGATCACCGCACAGCAGCTCATCGACAAGATCGCCGCGTCGGACGTCGAGCAGTTGTCCGGCACCGTGAAGATCACCACCGACCTGGGCCTGCCCGACCTCGGCGGGCTGGAGAGCGGACTGCTCTCCGGTGCCACCGGCGGCGGCGACGGATCGTCCGCCGACCCGTCCGCCAAGCTCACCGAACTCGCCTCGGGCACCCACACCCTGCGCGTCGCCACCGACGGCCCGGACCGCCAGAAGCTCTCCCTCCTGGAGGACGCGTCCGAGTACAGCGTCATCCACGACGGCAAGGACGTGTGGGGGTACGACAGCGCCTCCAACGAGGTCTACCACTCCACCACCGAGGCGAGCGGAAAGGCGGGGGAGAAGCCTCCGGCCACGCCCGAGGGCCTCACCGAGGAGGCGCTCAAGGCGGTCGACGACACCACGTCGGTGACCGTCGACGGCACGGTCCACGTGGCAGGACGCGACGCCTACCGCCTGGTGATCAAGCCGAAGCAGTCCGGGTCCACGGTCGGCGCGATCAGCATCGCGGTGGACGCGAAGACGGGCCTGCCGCTGAAGTTCACGCTCACCCCGGCGAGCGGCGGCTCCGCCGTCGTGGACGCGGGCTTCACCCAGGTCAGCTTCGCCAAGCCCGCCGCGTCCACCTTCGACTTCACCCCGCCCAAGGGCGCGAAGGTCACCGAGGCGGACGACGTCGAGGCGGCACCGGAGGACCTCGGCGGGTCCCCGCTGCCCGGCGGCGGCCTCGCCGGGGAGCTGGGCGGTCCCGAGGGCGGCCCCGAGGGCGGCCACAAGGTCGTCGGCGAGGGCTGGACCTCGGTGGCCGTCCTGGAGACCGGCGGCGAGGGCGTCCCCTCGGACTCCGAGCTGAACTCCGAACTCGGCTCCGAGGCCGGCGGCGCGCTCAGCGGCTTCCTCGGCTCCTTCGGCGACAAGGTGAACGGCAAGTTCGGCTCCGGCACCGTCTTCTCCACCCGGCTGATCAACGCCCTGGTCACGGACGACGGCACGGTCTACGTCGGCGCCGTCACCAAGGACGCCCTGGTCAAGGCCGCCGACTCGGCGAAGTGAGGGGCTGATGGGGGAGCCGGGGAACGACGCCCCTGAGGGCGAAGGCCGCGACGGCGGTGACGTCATCCGCACCCGTGGCCTCACCAAGCGGTACCGCGGCGGCCAGCTCGCCGTGGACCGCCTGGACCTCGCCGTCCCGGCGGGCAGCGTCTTCGGCTTCCTCGGCCCCAACGGCTCCGGCAAGACCACCACCATCCGCATGCTGATGGGGCTGATCGAGCCCACGGCCGGTTCGGCGCACGTCCTGGGGCAGCCCGTGCCCCGGGCCGCGCGCCGGGTCCTGCCCCAGGTCGGCGCCCTCATCGAGGGCCCGGCCCTCTACGGCTTCCTCTCCGGCCGCGACAACCTCCTGCGCCTGGACGCCGCCGACCCGACCGCGGATCCGCGCACCCGGGGGACCCGGGTCGCGGCGGCGCTGGACCGGGTCGGGCTGACGGCGGCGGCCGGGAAGAAGGCCAGGGCGTACTCGCTCGGCATGAAACAGCGGCTCGGCCTGGCCGCCGCCCTGCTCCGGCCCCGCCGGCTGCTCGTCCTCGACGAACCGACCAACGGACTCGACCCGCAGGGCATGCGGGAGATCCGCGCCCTGGTCAGGGAGCTGGCCTCGGACGGCACGACCGTCTTCCTCTCCTCCCACCTCCTCGACGAGATCGAGCAGGTGTGCACGCACGCCGCGGTGATGGCCCAGGGCCGGCTGATCACCCAGGGCGCGGTGGCCGACCTCGCGGCGGGCGCGCGCGGCCGTCTGGTGGTCACCACACCGGACACCGGCGACGCGGCCCGGGTGCTGAAGGAACAGGGCGCGGCGGACGTCACGGCCGAGGAGGACCGGGTCACCGCCGACCCGCCGGACCGCGACCTCGCCGAGGTGACCGCCGCCCTGGTGACGGCCGGGGTCCGCGTCC encodes:
- a CDS encoding LolA family protein; translation: MAPNATDDNTTAGEADDLRVGRRKAVRYVVPVTVVGVAAATIGLVPALADSGDPDLPKITAQQLIDKIAASDVEQLSGTVKITTDLGLPDLGGLESGLLSGATGGGDGSSADPSAKLTELASGTHTLRVATDGPDRQKLSLLEDASEYSVIHDGKDVWGYDSASNEVYHSTTEASGKAGEKPPATPEGLTEEALKAVDDTTSVTVDGTVHVAGRDAYRLVIKPKQSGSTVGAISIAVDAKTGLPLKFTLTPASGGSAVVDAGFTQVSFAKPAASTFDFTPPKGAKVTEADDVEAAPEDLGGSPLPGGGLAGELGGPEGGPEGGHKVVGEGWTSVAVLETGGEGVPSDSELNSELGSEAGGALSGFLGSFGDKVNGKFGSGTVFSTRLINALVTDDGTVYVGAVTKDALVKAADSAK
- a CDS encoding ABC transporter ATP-binding protein: MGEPGNDAPEGEGRDGGDVIRTRGLTKRYRGGQLAVDRLDLAVPAGSVFGFLGPNGSGKTTTIRMLMGLIEPTAGSAHVLGQPVPRAARRVLPQVGALIEGPALYGFLSGRDNLLRLDAADPTADPRTRGTRVAAALDRVGLTAAAGKKARAYSLGMKQRLGLAAALLRPRRLLVLDEPTNGLDPQGMREIRALVRELASDGTTVFLSSHLLDEIEQVCTHAAVMAQGRLITQGAVADLAAGARGRLVVTTPDTGDAARVLKEQGAADVTAEEDRVTADPPDRDLAEVTAALVTAGVRVRGLTVERASLEDAFVALTGEGFDVAG